The following proteins are encoded in a genomic region of bacterium:
- the gcvH gene encoding glycine cleavage system protein GcvH, translated as MLVPDDLKYTREHEWVRVEGDNLAVIGITDYAQSELSDVVYVELPPVGKQVNKGEEIASVEAVKTVASVYTPVSGEIIEVNEKLKDEPSLVNKDPYGEGWICKIKMSNPEELKECLSAEEYKKLIAEE; from the coding sequence ATGTTGGTACCCGACGATTTGAAATATACTCGCGAACATGAATGGGTTAGGGTAGAGGGTGATAACCTTGCAGTTATTGGTATTACGGATTATGCCCAGTCAGAGCTTTCGGATGTTGTTTATGTGGAGCTCCCCCCCGTGGGAAAACAGGTTAATAAGGGAGAAGAGATAGCATCGGTTGAGGCTGTAAAAACTGTTGCCAGTGTCTATACCCCTGTATCCGGAGAGATCATTGAAGTAAATGAAAAACTAAAAGACGAACCATCGCTTGTAAATAAGGACCCTTATGGAGAAGGTTGGATTTGTAAGATTAAGATGAGCAATCCCGAAGAATTAAAAGAATGCCTCAGTGCCGAGGAATATAAGAAACTTATCGCGGAGGAATAG
- the gcvPA gene encoding aminomethyl-transferring glycine dehydrogenase subunit GcvPA, giving the protein MGHPFLPLTDKDREEMFNFLGVKSYRELLKDIPEEYFYKGELNIPSAISEEEAVELLEALSNENLHNLKIFAGAGAYDHYVPKVIPFIISRSEFYTAYTPYQAEVSQGTLQAIFEYQSVICELTKMEVTNASMYDGATALAEAILMALRLKPERKKVLYAESIHPNYLAVVKTYVNLEGVSLEGVKYDSATGQVDLADLRSKLDENTATFAFQTPNFFGVVEDGFEIRKILDEKGALLISVYNPISLGLLAPPGEHGADIAVGEGQPLGIPLSFGGPYLGLFSARMEHIRQMPGRIIGETRDLEGKRGFVMTLQTREQHIRREKATSNICSNQNLCALMALIYLSLLGKNGIKEIAFQNTVRAHYLLDRLVKETPVKRVFSGPIFNEFVVELPIEAEKVIERALEKGILAGVALSQFGYPEKWMSIATTEKLSASDIDNYVTLVNEILRR; this is encoded by the coding sequence ATGGGTCATCCATTCCTCCCTCTGACTGATAAAGACAGGGAGGAGATGTTTAACTTTCTTGGAGTGAAATCGTACAGGGAATTACTTAAAGATATTCCCGAGGAATACTTTTACAAAGGCGAATTGAATATACCTTCTGCAATTTCTGAGGAAGAAGCTGTTGAGTTGCTGGAGGCTTTATCAAACGAGAATCTTCATAACCTTAAAATTTTTGCGGGTGCTGGGGCCTATGACCATTACGTACCCAAAGTGATACCTTTTATTATATCAAGGTCAGAGTTCTACACCGCTTATACACCTTACCAGGCAGAAGTTTCTCAAGGGACATTGCAGGCAATTTTTGAGTACCAATCGGTAATTTGCGAACTGACGAAAATGGAAGTGACCAATGCTTCTATGTATGATGGTGCCACCGCTCTTGCAGAGGCCATTCTCATGGCATTAAGGTTGAAACCGGAAAGGAAGAAGGTCCTTTATGCAGAAAGTATACATCCTAACTACTTGGCGGTGGTTAAGACTTATGTAAACCTTGAAGGGGTGTCCCTTGAGGGGGTTAAGTACGATAGTGCAACAGGACAGGTGGACCTCGCCGATTTAAGATCAAAGTTGGACGAAAATACTGCCACCTTTGCCTTTCAAACACCTAATTTCTTTGGTGTGGTTGAGGACGGCTTTGAAATAAGAAAGATACTTGATGAAAAAGGAGCCCTTTTAATTTCTGTTTACAATCCTATTTCTCTGGGTCTTCTTGCACCTCCTGGAGAGCATGGTGCTGATATTGCCGTTGGGGAAGGTCAGCCTCTCGGCATCCCTCTTTCCTTTGGTGGGCCTTATCTCGGGCTATTTTCTGCCAGGATGGAACACATTCGGCAAATGCCCGGAAGAATAATCGGGGAAACAAGGGATCTGGAAGGGAAACGGGGATTTGTAATGACTTTACAGACCAGAGAGCAACATATTAGACGGGAGAAGGCTACTTCTAATATATGCAGTAATCAAAACCTCTGTGCCCTTATGGCTCTTATATACTTGAGTCTTCTTGGTAAAAATGGAATTAAGGAGATTGCCTTCCAAAATACAGTTAGAGCCCACTATCTTCTTGACAGACTGGTTAAGGAAACCCCAGTTAAAAGGGTATTCAGTGGACCCATATTCAACGAGTTTGTTGTCGAACTGCCCATAGAAGCCGAAAAGGTTATAGAAAGAGCACTGGAAAAGGGCATCCTTGCAGGAGTGGCCCTTTCGCAATTTGGCTACCCTGAAAAATGGATGAGCATTGCAACGACAGAAAAACTTTCTGCTTCCGATATAGATAATTATGTAACACTCGTAAACGAGATTTTGAGGAGGTAA
- a CDS encoding ACT domain-containing protein has protein sequence MAFPIEELWVNRKVVKVILRAVKDKPGIAAEIFEKLASNGINVELIVSGPSSKGRSDIAFLILESQLPQIQEMEDELIEISDATGIAYDPKVALLVFYGTREISRTPGVAAKIFNLLAEAGVNIEMIGTSVDSISIVIREELVDRAVLVLTDVLGLSVEEGYL, from the coding sequence ATGGCATTTCCGATTGAAGAACTTTGGGTGAACAGGAAAGTGGTAAAGGTTATATTGAGAGCAGTAAAGGACAAACCTGGAATTGCAGCCGAAATTTTTGAGAAACTTGCATCTAATGGGATAAATGTAGAACTTATCGTTTCAGGCCCTTCCAGTAAAGGAAGATCGGATATTGCTTTTCTCATTCTTGAAAGTCAATTGCCTCAGATACAGGAAATGGAGGATGAATTAATTGAAATCTCTGACGCCACGGGAATCGCCTATGATCCCAAGGTCGCTTTACTGGTCTTCTACGGTACTAGAGAGATTTCAAGGACCCCGGGGGTTGCAGCGAAGATTTTCAATCTACTGGCCGAGGCTGGTGTGAATATTGAAATGATAGGGACCTCTGTGGATTCCATTTCCATCGTTATTAGAGAAGAACTCGTGGATAGGGCTGTACTCGTTTTAACTGATGTCCTTGGCCTTTCGGTAGAGGAGGGTTATTTATAA
- a CDS encoding 2-oxoacid:acceptor oxidoreductase subunit alpha, translating to MAIELLQGNEAAAIGAIKAGVRFYGGYPITPSSEIAEVMARELPKVGGVFIQFEDEIASLAACIGARLGGLKAMTATSGPGFSLMQEHLGFAAMAEVPVLIVNSMRGGPSTGAPTMPMQGDVMQSRWGTHGDHPVVVLAPASVQEVFDLVVEGVNISEFLRVPVVLLTDEITSHMREKVNIPDSVKEAKLAKVDPKDFLPFMDGQETGFYLLPFGEGKRYHITGLFHSADGFPTNKNELMKWKLDRFRAKMEKASEMSESFVEFYGEEEGDVFFVAYGIVSRAVKEVVDRLNGEGIKAGLLRPKILWPEPVRSVTSLRERAKVVVVPEMNMGQYVHVITEILGSEKVVPLNRYDCELFEPDVIFDFIKKVAL from the coding sequence ATGGCCATAGAGTTACTTCAGGGTAATGAAGCTGCTGCGATCGGAGCAATTAAAGCAGGAGTAAGATTTTACGGAGGGTATCCTATAACACCGTCATCGGAAATTGCCGAGGTAATGGCGAGAGAGTTACCCAAGGTTGGCGGTGTCTTTATACAGTTTGAAGACGAGATTGCAAGTCTTGCAGCCTGTATCGGAGCAAGGCTTGGCGGATTGAAAGCAATGACTGCCACCAGTGGTCCAGGTTTTTCTTTGATGCAAGAACACCTTGGCTTCGCTGCTATGGCAGAGGTTCCTGTGTTGATTGTGAATTCTATGAGAGGAGGTCCATCAACCGGTGCTCCTACTATGCCGATGCAGGGTGATGTAATGCAGTCGAGATGGGGAACTCATGGCGATCATCCTGTAGTCGTTCTTGCTCCTGCCTCGGTTCAGGAGGTTTTTGATCTTGTTGTGGAAGGAGTTAATATTTCTGAATTTTTAAGAGTTCCGGTAGTACTTCTTACTGACGAAATTACTTCCCACATGAGGGAGAAAGTAAACATTCCTGATAGTGTTAAAGAGGCGAAATTGGCCAAGGTTGATCCGAAAGATTTTCTGCCATTTATGGATGGGCAGGAGACTGGATTTTACCTTTTGCCTTTTGGCGAAGGAAAGAGGTATCACATTACCGGTTTATTTCACAGTGCTGATGGATTTCCGACGAATAAAAATGAGCTTATGAAATGGAAGCTTGATAGGTTTAGAGCAAAAATGGAAAAAGCCTCCGAGATGTCAGAATCTTTCGTTGAATTTTACGGTGAAGAGGAAGGAGACGTCTTTTTTGTCGCTTACGGTATAGTTTCAAGAGCTGTTAAAGAGGTCGTTGATAGGTTAAATGGTGAGGGAATAAAAGCGGGACTCTTGAGACCCAAAATCCTTTGGCCAGAACCGGTGAGGTCCGTAACTTCGTTAAGAGAGAGAGCAAAGGTAGTAGTGGTGCCCGAGATGAACATGGGGCAGTATGTTCATGTTATTACGGAAATTCTTGGTTCTGAGAAGGTCGTTCCATTAAATCGCTATGATTGTGAACTTTTTGAGCCTGATGTGATTTTTGATTTTATTAAAAAGGTAGCGTTATGA